The Girardinichthys multiradiatus isolate DD_20200921_A chromosome 9, DD_fGirMul_XY1, whole genome shotgun sequence genome segment aagtACTTTAACAAAGCATTACTTTAGGCCAGGTTACTTTAACTATTTTGTTATAgttcattttactttttttttttacaaattggtTTTTCAGTTAATACATGTCACAtcatatgtggaaaaagttctgaaatgatttaacttttttgctaCATCCCAAAAATTCTGCCATTTTAATGAGTGTGTACAATTTTGAGAGTTGCTGAATTTGGCCTGAAGATTAGTTAAACACAGTGTGACTGTTTATTAATTGGATGATTTCTGAAAATTgatggttgcactggatttcatttagagGTACCAAAGCGAAGgttgttgaatacaaatgcacaccacgcCCATcagattttcataaaaaaaaatttttcttccacttccaacattacacactactttgtggtggtccatcacataaaaccccaataattTGAAGTTGGCTGCtgtaatgggacaaaatgtgaagaaagttAAAGGGCTATGGATACTTTTGCATGATGCTGTATGGTACAGAAAAGATTGGGTAGATGCAAACCTGTATTTGGATGTGGTTCTCCACCTCTGCAACAATGTGAGTGATCTCTTCACTCATGACGTCTTCCTCATCTCCATCATACGTACACTTCAGCTAAGGTTTTCTCAGTTTCTTCTCTATAAAACTACACACATTTACAAAGACTGTGGCAACTATTGTCTTGTAGGACCTTTAGAAAGAAGCTTTAAACCCAGAAGTGGAGAAAAAAGAAGCCTGAAAGGATATGTAAGAAGGTAACGGCCCAGCCTCCTCCTTTCTGATGCAGGAATGTTGTAGAAAAATACCCTGACTCCCTTCATGAAGCTAGGGAGCTCTACAGGGCTAAAGCTTTGTTGTCGAATAGAGGGACCTGGACCCTCCGTTTCTGTCTCACCAGTGGGCCGGTCTGAGCTCAGCAAAGTTGCTTGAGGAGCAGCAGTTGATGTTGCAGGTGTCTGAGGTGAAGCAGTTTTCTTGATGGCTTTGCTGTGGTAATATCTTTCATTCAGGTTAAGTGCAAATAGTTGCAGCAATTATCACTGCTCTGCATTTGTCCCAGCCCGGGAACAATAAAAGGATACATGAATGTGGGGATGCCCCTGGAAGCTAAGTGTTTTCTGATGAGTCTCTCTGTGCCATACCAGTTGAAGCCCTTGGTGGAGTGACCAATGCGAGGAAGATGAACGCTGGCTAAAGACACAAAAAGATAGAACATGCTGAACTGAAGTATGAACGAACTCATTCAGATACCATGTCGCACGATTACATTTCTGCCTTTAATTTCAGCGGCATGGGAAGACATTATGCCACTGGAGAATAATGCCTGGTATTGTCTTTATACGCATTTGATGTGTTAGCACACTAACAATGATCACCAGCTAAAGCAGGGTGCAACAGAACCTTTGAACATGTCTAAAGCTTCCAACACCTACACAGATGCGCACCTGTGGTACAAAAAGCAATGTAACTACAACTCAAACTTCACAGAACTGACCCAGTAAACCCAACACTACGCTCTGATGTTTGCACTAATGAAGATTTACTCACCTCAGCATGCTAAATGCTTGACAGTGCAACTACTTTCTGATTATTTCAGCTAATTATTTGACCTCTAGGGGGCACTCACAAATCACAGAATTCTCATTGCTAGACTGTCAGTTGATCTTTAAATGTAAAGTAAACATTATGAAGTAAGACAGTAATGTATATCATCCTGAAGCACTTAAATACTTCCACAGCTTGATCTCTATACACATACACTATTTAGAATGGCATCACATCAAATGTCACACATTCTGCAAAGACATAACATCATTTGATATTCCACAAGATCTGCTTAATCGCCTTACATTTAGACCTGCGTAACTTGGGTTCTTCAACACGCCAGCAACCAAGACATGCTGGCAAACAGTATAAGAAGGAGCTCTCAATAAAGCAAGGGCAATCTTAGTTTTTGTTGCATGGCTTATTTGTTTTGTGCTTCTCCATACCACTGTTTTTCTTGGCTGCAGAATAAATCTTCTTCAGTCCTTCCTCCAAAGTACTGAGGAGGATCCCAGACAGGTTGTTGGCTTTGTCTCTTTGCTGCGCCACTATCAGGGCCAACTGGGGTGACGGGAAGGATATTGAAGAAGGTTAATTTATTATCTGATCAACTCTGCAAGTCTGCAACCACACAAGAACCCAACCAAGGTATATCATGCTGATAATATCTAATACTGCTCAGATCTTGCacaaattgcaaaaaaccaGCGTGCATTTTAAAGCAGGACTGCTTTTGAGTTTCACTGTGCAGCGTAGATTGTTCTGTAAACAGAACCTACCTGATCTTGGCCGTCCAGTCTTGACTGCTTGTCGTCGATGGGGAAGAGGAACACATTTCCAAGCTCCAAATCTGAGACAATGATTTGAACGGAATTTCAACAAGACCACACAGATAAAGATGTCTAGTTAAATTGTTGTACAATTTTCATCTTGGTTAAACTTACCTTTCATCTTCCCTGCCAACTCGTACTGCTTTCGTGGTTCATCTGATCTCATCTCCAGTGCTGTAAAAAGGCCTCCTCTGCCCCACCGGCCTGAGTCATCTAGACAGAAATTACCCCAAGATAAGAGGAAAATAAAGCAGAACCCATGCTCAAAAGATACTAtatttagttacattttatCATGAAACATATGTTGTCGTGGTTACACTGAGTACTTACCGACACAGTGGACAATGATAGCATCTCCTCTAGCAGTGTGGGGGTGAGTAACATCCCCCAGAACATAGTGGATATCTGTAGAGTTTGAGTGTGTGGAGCATACACTGCTatcatcctcttcatcttccCCCTCTTCTTCGCTGTCCAGAGGCTGCAGGCAAAGTGACCTGTAGCCACAGGACTCCCACCAGGCCATTCTGTACGATtaaccagaaacaaaaacaatttataaataataaaaacagagatATCAAAGCCCACTATTAAACAGTTGCGATATCTTTACTTTTTCCTTTGTCTTTCCTCTTGCTCCTGCTTCTTTTTGTCCTCAATCATTTTGGCTCGCTTTGCTGCAGCCTCCTGCCTCCGCTGCTGCCTGAGCTCCAGCTCTGCCTCGGTGAGAGGTTTCCTCTTTTTCGCTGGAAGCGCAAATGCGACTGAAAGTGAAAActggaaacacaaagagaaaattgCACCATCAAGGCCAAATTACTCACTCAGTAActcatgttttttcattttgataAAGCCCTAAATCCTTGGGAATAGTACAGTGAAACATAAGTTGAAAATATATCTATTTacgtttgtgtatttatttttcattttaccaaGTATGACCCCCAACACATACTTTGTCTCATCAACTGTATTTGATTTGTGTTGATTTTTACAGTTTCTCAAGTCCTACGTTTCACGTTAAATCTGCTAGAAACTGTAACAATTGTGTAATGACTCATTTTTGACTGAAGAGTCTTTCAGAAGCAAGTGTACAGTTCCTCACTGCAGTATTCACAGCTCttgaacttttacacatttcaaCCTCCCCTGACGCAATAGTTTTTAGAACCACGTTTTTTACagttacagcttcaagtcttttggagttcatttctaccagttttgcacatctgaaGACtaggtattttgcaaagaacatgCAAAGATTTTAAAGCTCAGTCAGAGTGGACATGGACATCAATCTTCTTGCCTTGGAAGTTCGAAGATTTTCAttttggatttaggtttggactttgacggGACCTTTTAATCCATGAATATACTTTGCTCTTTTCTATTATAGCTCagcctgtatgtttaaggttgttttcatgctggaaggtgaacctcggCCTAGTAAGTCTTTAACAGCCTCTGACTGATTTTCTAAGAGGACCAGCTTCTATGGTCCAGCTGGAGATCTTCATCATTCCCTCATTATGaggatgatgtttttagggAATGTTTTGCTCTCATCCACACcttttgctgtgtctcctacatggacTGTGGACTTATTATGGCTTTCCTTTAACAAAGAACCATatgcttttcatttttagatGCTGGGCTCAACACTCCTCTGTCAGATATTCGAAGCTTAGCATGTTGTTTTATAGCTAGACCACGTTTTACATTTCTCTGCATCTTTTTCTTTGacccgtctgctgtgttccttggtcttcgttctctaacaaacctctgaggcattcagagaacagctggatttaaactgagattaaattacacacaggtagactGTTCACCATTtaggtgaatacaaatgcaaccTGATGTATTCCATTTTAATCAGAGTAATGGGTCTGAAACAGTGTTTCGTTTTCAAATTTTTGAAAagcttttacttttttcttttcactgcaAGACCCTGCGGAGCTTAGAGTGACACCACTCACAAACTTTCCAAACCCAGGTTTGTGCTTCCATAATACCTCTTAGCCAACCAGTATCAAAAAAAGCTAATTCCTTTGGATTTGAAAATGTAGGTCATGAGGCCAAATtctcatttaatatttttttcccattcAGCTTTGCTTATTTCACTAGTTCACAAACCGCATGTCAGTTGCAGCTAAATCCATTTAACTGGGGCTAAACATAATCAGATTTTAACCAAATCAAACAGATATGGTTTAAAGCATATGTGGCAGGAAAAGTAGAGCAAACCTTCAGgtttcacattttcatttcaaCAGGTGGAATCAGTCATGTTAGGCAACAATCAGCAGTGAGAAGTCCCGCTTCATTGCAAAAGCTCGGTTTGTTTTTTCAGTCCTATTAGTCTAAGTAGGACACAGACATCCTGGAATCACAAGCAGGAATTTTCGTTGCACACTAAACAAAGAGTTAAAAACATGACCTAATTCAGTGGTACAAACTTCACCTATAATggcttaaataaataacattttcaggGTCTAAGTGGGTCTACTGTGTTTGAGATGTTAACTTAGTCTTTGAATATGGAACAGGTAAAACTACATGGAGAGACAGACAACTTTTAAAGAATTGAAATAGGGAATATCGTCTGGAATTACTAAACTGACTGTAAATTCCCAAATATCTGTGAAAGATTTCTCTCCTTTGGAATTTAAAGTGACAGTCTTACTCCAGCTTTGCGTCGCAGAGCTCGTCCCTCTCCCGCTGCTTTCTGAAACTCAGCCATCTGCTCTTCCAACATCCGATCAAAGCTCTTCTGGTCCTCTGAGCTCGGGTCTTTACTATAGTCTATCCCCTCGAAGAAGTACATATGGTCTGAAGGATGAGACAATATGATGGTGGGATTAATCGGCCCATGGGATTGGAtcataaaacacaaactgaagaCCTGATAAGCTGATTCCTTACTGATGAACAGAAAATTAGGCAAAAAACCACAACCACATAAAATGAGTGAAGTGATGCCGATGAATTGTGATATAAAATAGCATACTTTGTGCATCAGAATCAGACTCGTTTTCCACTTCGTCTTCCTCTTGTTTTGATGGTGATAATTCATCATCATCCACCCACTGACCATCACGTGATGGGCCAAGGATCTTCTCCAGTTTTACCTCTTCTATTGAGCTCTCGTCCGATGATAAAAGCTTATCTATTCCAAACTTCAAGATGTCACTCAGCTGTTCGGGAGAAGTCAAAAATAGCTGAAAGACTTACAGGGGGATTCAGTGAATGATGATGTTGTGTTAGTGAGTGAAGACCTGCAGACACGCCGTTGCTGACTGGGCCTGATCCAGCAGAGAGAAGCGTCCTTCTTCAATAACAGTGTTGGTAAGCTGCAGCTTGGACACAGCTCGAGAGTACATGATCTCCTCCACAGTGTCTCTCGCAAGGAGGCGGATCACTTTCACAGGCCTGGAAAATCACAGTTCCTCAAAGGTTAAAAGGGACATTACAGGGCTAAAACTCTGAGAAATCTCAAACTACAGGGGGGTGCTTTGATATTCTATCATGGTGGCCAGGTCAGCTGGATCCAGATTCAGTGCTGAAGAGCAAATGCCTTTAAGAGCTTTCCTGGGTCCAAATGCTGTAGGTATAAGGCCCGATAATGAAAAAGAAtgatgggggaagaaaacaaatCACCCAAAAAACTGATTACTGAGAGACTTCACATAAGACCCAAACCAGATACATGAAATCATCAAAACCAGGGAACCTCCAAAAACGTTTTAAACAGGTGGACAAATGGGGGCCACTGAATGTGgcaaaccaaaaccaaaagccATGATATAATTTTAGAATCCACAAGCCTTGGACTTTTCAATAAGGAATGGAGTATCCTAAGCTAAACATACATTTTGTGAAACAGGTTGTTAACTTCGGTACCTATTTCTAAAAATAGCAGTTTTAGTGCTTTGGCAGGTCCAGTTGAACCcgattttaaatttgattaaaGACCGAAAAGGAAGTAAAACGGaccttttttaaaatgagtTAGTTCAGTTAGTaagtgaaaaatgaaaatacagttaaaatgtTGCATTCAACGTGTGATGTAGCAAGAAATGAAACATCTCAATTTAATATAAACTATTATTTTAAAGCTATATTAGGTATTATAAGACGTCTGCTTAGAAAATGTGAGAAGGAAACAAATTCAGGAATATCTAACATTTTTCCAAACTTATCCAGTCctgaaaaatgataaaagcaaCTATTGCAAAGAAACACCAATCAATCAATGCAGGTCAAACACAATATTTACCATTGAGTGACACCAATTACATCTTAAGTGAATTAAAACTAAGTTTAAAATAATTAGTTTACCATATAAACATAAAACTGATCTAAAGAGAATAGTCCCAGTTTTAGTTTGCATTTCCTTCAGTAGGTAGTCTGAATGTTTTCTGGTAGTTTCTATCATGTCTTCAACAGTGTTGTCAGAGCACAATGCTGTACTGCAAACAGGAAGAGCTCTTTCACAGCCAGCGACAGATAACACTCCTGCCAGCTAAAGATAACCTTAACGGCATCAACAGGTTTACTTGCAAaagcaaaatctgaaaaggctGCTTGTAAAAACAGGAATGTTTTTCTCGTGTAGAGTAAAATGCTTTTACGCCGGTAAACAGATGGGATGATTTGCTATGCAACTTCATTGGAATATTTTCAATACGTGTCACCTGTTTTGGCCAATCCGATGGCAGCGCGCTGCAGCCTGCAGGTCGTTCTGGGGGTTGAAGTCAGTATCCACAAAAATagctgtgtcagcagctgtgaGGTTTAGGCCAACTCCACCTAAAAGGACACAGTGTTGTAAAGCCAAAACAGAGACTGTTCAAACAACCTACACTTCTGTGTCTATTTTTGCAGTCTCTACATCCTGTACTTtttgtacatacaggtccttctcaaaaaatttgcatattgtgataaagttcattattttccataatgtcatgatgaaaatttaacattcatatattttagattcattgcacactaactgaaatatttcaggtcttttattgtcttaatacggatgattttggcatacagctcatgaaaacccaaaattcctatctcacaaaattagcatatcattaaaagggtctctaaacgagctatgaacctaatcatctgaatcaacgagttaactctaaacacctgcaaaagattcctgaggcctttaaaactcccagcctggttcatcactcaaaaccccaatcatgggtaagactgccgacctgactgctgtccagaaggccactattgacaccctcaagcaagagggtaagacagagaaagaaatttctgaacaaataggctgttcccagagtgctgtatcaaggcacctcagtgggaagtctgtgggaaggaaaaagtgtgtcagaaaacgctgcacaacgagaagaggtgaccggaccctgaggaagattgtggagaagggccgattccagaccttgggggacctgcggaagcagtggactgagtctggagtagaaacatccagagccaccgtgcacaggcgtgtgcaggaaatgggctacaggtgccgcattccccagacctgggctacagagaagcagcactggactgttgctcagtggtccaaagtacttttttcggatgaaagcaaattctgcacgtcattcggaaatcaagatgccagagtctggaggaagactggggagaaggaaatgccaaaatgccagaagtccagtatcaagtactcacagtcagtgatggtctggggtgccgtgtcagctgctggtgttggtccactgtgttttatcaagggcagggtcaatgcagctagctatcaggagattttggagcacttcatgcttccatctgctgaaaagctttatggagatgaagatttcatttttcagcacgacctggcacctgctcacagtgccaaaaccactggtaaatggtttactgaccatggtatcactgtgctcaattggcctgccaactctcctgacctgaaccccatagagaatctgtgggatattgtgaagagaa includes the following:
- the chd1l gene encoding chromodomain-helicase-DNA-binding protein 1-like isoform X1 — protein: MSDILGKIRNCIAEKKRTALSQSDLEKFGLQGIQLRAYQLDGVQWLTQCLNDQQGCILGDEMGLGKTCQTISLMVYMSGALGKKGPFLVLSPLSVMENWRKELESFAPSLTVLCYKGDKERRAEIQRERTTNDFHVLLTTYELCLKDESFLKRWRWKVLVVDEAHRLKNQKSLLHQTLTQFSVAFRLLLTGTPIQNNLQELFSLLSFIQPSIFTPEESDNFVNSYSTVQSQPALASELQSILEPFLLRRVKSEVALDLPKKTELVVYHGMSALQKKYYKAILTRDYEAFVNEQGSKNRLLNILMNLRKCVNHPYLFDGVEPEPFQIGEHLVEASGKLCLLDNILAFLHKGGHRVLLFSQMKRILDILQDYMEYRGYSYERLDGSVRGEERNLAVKNFSSKDIFVFLLSTKAGGVGLNLTAADTAIFVDTDFNPQNDLQAAARCHRIGQNRPVKVIRLLARDTVEEIMYSRAVSKLQLTNTVIEEGRFSLLDQAQSATACLQLSDILKFGIDKLLSSDESSIEEVKLEKILGPSRDGQWVDDDELSPSKQEEDEVENESDSDAQNHMYFFEGIDYSKDPSSEDQKSFDRMLEEQMAEFQKAAGEGRALRRKAGFSLSVAFALPAKKRKPLTEAELELRQQRRQEAAAKRAKMIEDKKKQEQEERQRKKMAWWESCGYRSLCLQPLDSEEEGEDEEDDSSVCSTHSNSTDIHYVLGDVTHPHTARGDAIIVHCVDDSGRWGRGGLFTALEMRSDEPRKQYELAGKMKDLELGNVFLFPIDDKQSRLDGQDQLALIVAQQRDKANNLSGILLSTLEEGLKKIYSAAKKNSASVHLPRIGHSTKGFNWYGTERLIRKHLASRGIPTFIYYHSKAIKKTASPQTPATSTAAPQATLLSSDRPTGETETEGPGPSIRQQSFSPVELPSFMKGVRVFFYNIPASERRRLGRYLLTYDGDEEDVMSEEITHIVAEVENHIQIQELQDLVRQYQQAVPVKKTWLESCFSKQHKVNAVHFQHQL